A genome region from Thermococcus onnurineus NA1 includes the following:
- a CDS encoding nucleotidyltransferase domain-containing protein: protein MEADWKLALEQFIEDWKIKDFVEAALLTGSYAVGLQTRYSDVDVYIVLSDDVEWRERGNVVIDGTLIEYFANPARQIRHYFEDEFAQNSRATARIIVIGKVLFDRTGIAEVLKAEALEYMKRPFERPDETWNGSS, encoded by the coding sequence ATGGAGGCAGACTGGAAACTCGCTTTGGAACAGTTCATCGAGGACTGGAAAATTAAGGACTTCGTTGAGGCCGCTCTGCTAACTGGAAGTTATGCAGTGGGGCTACAGACCAGATACTCCGATGTAGACGTTTACATCGTGCTCTCCGATGACGTGGAATGGAGGGAGAGGGGAAACGTCGTTATAGATGGGACTCTAATTGAGTACTTCGCAAATCCCGCGAGACAGATCAGACACTACTTTGAGGATGAGTTTGCCCAGAACAGCCGGGCCACGGCGAGGATTATAGTAATTGGGAAAGTGCTCTTTGACAGGACTGGAATAGCTGAGGTTCTCAAAGCGGAAGCGCTGGAATACATGAAGAGACCCTTTGAACGGCCCGATGAGACCTGGAATGGAAGTAGCTAA